One part of the Roseomonas gilardii genome encodes these proteins:
- the galE gene encoding UDP-glucose 4-epimerase GalE, translating into MKDREEMGSILVTGGAGYIGSHAVLALRDAGFAPVVLDDLSTGFRQAVPADVPFVQGSVGDEDLLAETMLRHRVSAVMHFAAFQIVPESVEQPLEYWRNNVGGVAATLGACLRSGVRHLVFSSTAAVYGIPETLPVPEDAPCEPITPYGSSKHAAERMILDVARAFGLSTVTLRYFNVAGADPAGRAGQRSHQATHLIKVACEVATGKRDKVEIFGTDYPTPDGTGVRDYVHVSDLADAHVAALRHILRNRVNLTMNCGYGWGYSVREVLTAVERVNGAPLPVVESPRRAGDPPSLVAAVDRLQRTLDWRPRYEALDFIIRSALDWEAALAAEKPS; encoded by the coding sequence ATGAAGGATCGGGAAGAGATGGGCAGCATCCTGGTGACCGGCGGCGCCGGCTATATCGGCAGCCATGCCGTGCTGGCCCTGCGCGATGCCGGCTTCGCGCCCGTGGTGCTGGATGACCTGTCCACCGGCTTCCGCCAGGCGGTGCCGGCGGATGTCCCCTTCGTCCAGGGCTCCGTCGGCGATGAAGATCTGCTGGCGGAGACGATGCTGCGCCATCGCGTCTCGGCGGTGATGCATTTCGCCGCCTTCCAGATCGTGCCGGAAAGCGTCGAGCAACCGCTGGAATACTGGCGCAACAACGTGGGTGGGGTCGCGGCCACTCTGGGCGCCTGCCTGCGCAGCGGTGTCCGGCACCTCGTCTTCTCCTCCACCGCAGCGGTCTATGGCATCCCCGAGACGCTGCCGGTGCCCGAGGATGCACCCTGTGAGCCGATCACCCCCTATGGCTCCAGCAAGCACGCGGCGGAGCGGATGATCCTCGATGTCGCGCGGGCCTTCGGGCTTTCCACCGTGACGCTGCGCTACTTCAACGTCGCGGGCGCCGATCCGGCCGGGCGGGCGGGGCAGCGTTCGCATCAGGCGACGCATCTGATCAAGGTGGCCTGCGAGGTGGCGACCGGGAAGCGCGACAAGGTCGAGATCTTCGGCACGGATTATCCGACGCCGGACGGGACCGGCGTGCGCGACTATGTGCATGTCTCGGATCTCGCCGATGCCCATGTCGCGGCGCTGCGCCATATCCTGCGCAACCGGGTGAACCTCACCATGAACTGTGGCTATGGCTGGGGCTATTCGGTGCGGGAGGTGCTGACGGCGGTGGAGCGCGTGAATGGCGCGCCCCTGCCGGTCGTCGAATCGCCGCGCCGCGCAGGCGATCCGCCATCGCTCGTCGCCGCTGTTGACCGGCTGCAGCGGACGCTCGACTGGCGGCCGCGCTATGAGGCCCTGGACTTCATCATCCGCAGCGCCCTGGACTGGGAAGCGGCGCTGGCGGCCGAGAAGCCGTCCTGA
- a CDS encoding glycosyltransferase family 4 protein — translation MTTRKPTIFIVHPSDLLTDHRLYGDGLIACGFLRELANRGYRLHVACQEVDLKEPMPGNVTFHPIRQSWPGPLKRLEYMVRTRLLLEKLRKEETIDLVHQMNPVFVGLSLGMVGCGLPVLLGTYVARWPDQNRDSLKVRLESGVRWAICFLQQWQATSLMLTTPAAMDRIAAPGMVKGKIVTMHHGIDADLFSPSGAPPEKGPLSILFYTSVARRKGIFDLLKAFEIVAREVPEATLSIIGRGDHWEEVNALIATLPCRDRIHTKGHVPRDSSVEFFRQHAIYVLPSHGEPLGTTAIEGMACGKPLVVTDTGGLPYLLPPDGSGGFIVPQQNPEAMAEALLKLLRSPEMQQRMGAANRSYVEKHYAWTKVVDRLEEVYAGLVTERHSGAPLPLAS, via the coding sequence ATGACCACCCGGAAGCCCACCATCTTTATCGTGCATCCGTCCGATCTGCTGACGGATCACCGCCTCTACGGGGATGGACTCATCGCCTGCGGCTTCCTGCGCGAGCTCGCGAACCGGGGCTATCGCCTGCACGTCGCCTGCCAGGAGGTGGACCTGAAGGAGCCCATGCCGGGCAACGTGACCTTCCATCCGATCCGGCAGTCCTGGCCCGGCCCGCTGAAGCGCCTGGAGTACATGGTGCGGACGCGGCTTCTGCTGGAGAAGCTGCGCAAGGAAGAGACGATCGATCTCGTCCACCAGATGAATCCCGTCTTCGTCGGGCTCTCGCTCGGCATGGTGGGATGCGGCCTGCCCGTGCTGCTCGGCACCTATGTGGCGCGCTGGCCGGACCAGAATCGCGACAGCCTGAAGGTGCGGCTGGAGAGCGGCGTACGCTGGGCGATCTGCTTCCTGCAGCAATGGCAGGCGACGAGCCTGATGCTGACCACCCCGGCGGCCATGGACCGCATCGCCGCGCCGGGGATGGTGAAGGGCAAGATCGTCACCATGCATCACGGCATCGATGCCGATCTCTTCTCCCCCTCCGGCGCACCGCCCGAGAAGGGACCACTGAGCATCCTCTTCTACACAAGCGTCGCGCGCCGGAAGGGCATCTTCGACCTGCTCAAGGCTTTCGAGATCGTCGCCCGTGAGGTGCCCGAGGCCACGCTCAGCATCATCGGGCGGGGTGATCACTGGGAAGAGGTGAACGCGCTGATCGCGACGCTTCCCTGCCGCGACCGGATCCACACCAAGGGCCATGTCCCCCGCGACAGCTCGGTGGAATTCTTCCGCCAGCACGCGATCTACGTCCTGCCCTCGCATGGCGAGCCCCTCGGCACGACGGCGATCGAGGGCATGGCCTGTGGCAAGCCGCTGGTGGTGACGGACACGGGCGGCCTGCCCTATCTCCTCCCGCCCGACGGTTCCGGTGGCTTCATCGTGCCACAGCAGAATCCGGAGGCCATGGCGGAGGCGCTTCTCAAGCTGCTGCGCTCGCCGGAGATGCAGCAGCGCATGGGGGCCGCCAACCGCAGCTATGTCGAGAAGCACTATGCCTGGACGAAGGTGGTGGACAGGCTGGAGGAGGTCTATGCCGGGCTGGTGACGGAACGCCATTCCGGCGCGCCGCTGCCGCTGGCTTCCTGA
- a CDS encoding acyltransferase family protein gives MTNTLPTMSHRIEWIEAMRGLAAVLVVLFHAQVVVGHNPVGGVMGNILSNGALGVDIFFVLSGFIITLVHQADLGRPDRCPRYLWRRFSRIYPAALIMSALALATYLTGAHASETQKLDGWSVVASFLLLPQANIPLVNVTWTLVYEVFFYAVFALAILNLRFGMGLILFWQVLIVLLYLAGVDLTAPWAQFLRPQALEFGIGVLCAWLALSPRLRGAPLPGILLLALGCGGLFWLIVLRAPEPTDTFDFQTAVLAGGFSGAALLGGALVEWRWKLHMPAFLIMLGAISYSVYLVHFSTLVLMGKFIWKYGLMPAGFQVPVILATSAIAILIGYAFHHLVDMPLQQAARRFGQAYFGTPKAKLASAWPAAASDTSDRLG, from the coding sequence ATGACGAACACGTTGCCCACAATGTCCCACCGGATCGAGTGGATCGAAGCCATGCGCGGCCTCGCGGCGGTGCTGGTCGTGCTGTTCCATGCGCAGGTCGTCGTGGGCCACAATCCAGTCGGCGGGGTCATGGGGAACATCCTCTCGAACGGCGCGCTCGGCGTGGACATCTTCTTCGTCCTGAGCGGCTTCATCATCACGCTCGTCCACCAGGCGGATCTCGGGCGTCCGGACCGATGCCCACGTTACCTGTGGCGACGCTTCTCGCGCATCTATCCCGCCGCCCTCATCATGAGCGCCCTGGCCCTGGCCACCTATCTGACGGGCGCGCATGCCAGCGAAACGCAGAAGCTGGATGGCTGGAGCGTGGTGGCGAGCTTCCTGCTGCTGCCCCAGGCCAACATCCCGCTGGTCAACGTGACCTGGACGCTGGTCTACGAGGTCTTCTTCTACGCGGTCTTCGCGCTGGCCATCCTGAATCTCCGCTTCGGCATGGGGCTGATCCTGTTCTGGCAGGTCCTCATCGTGCTCCTCTACCTGGCCGGCGTCGACCTGACCGCGCCCTGGGCCCAGTTCCTGCGGCCCCAGGCCCTGGAGTTCGGGATCGGCGTGCTCTGCGCCTGGCTGGCCCTGTCGCCGCGGCTCCGCGGCGCGCCCCTCCCCGGCATCCTCCTTCTGGCCCTGGGCTGCGGTGGCCTGTTCTGGCTGATCGTCCTGCGGGCACCCGAACCCACCGACACTTTCGACTTCCAAACCGCCGTCCTGGCCGGTGGCTTCTCCGGCGCGGCGCTGCTCGGCGGCGCGCTGGTGGAATGGCGTTGGAAGCTGCACATGCCGGCATTCCTGATCATGCTCGGCGCCATCTCCTATTCGGTCTATCTGGTGCATTTCAGCACGCTCGTGCTGATGGGCAAGTTCATCTGGAAGTACGGCCTCATGCCGGCGGGCTTCCAGGTCCCGGTGATCCTGGCCACCTCGGCCATCGCGATCCTGATCGGCTATGCGTTCCATCACCTCGTCGACATGCCGCTGCAGCAGGCGGCGCGCCGTTTCGGGCAGGCCTATTTCGGCACCCCGAAGGCGAAGCTCGCCTCTGCCTGGCCTGCCGCGGCGTCCGATACCTCCGACAGGCTGGGCTGA